GGATGTATAACCTGACCATTCCTAACCCAAAACAGGTgaaaaaaatgagtaaaataaaagggCTTCTGTGGATACCTGGTGCTCAATATGTACAGTGAGTTATATACTTATTTACAGATATTTCAACTTGAACCacttgaaatgtattttgaagATGCTTGGCATTGTTGGTGGTGGCATGTTTTTCTCAGGCACAGTCCAACTGTAGTACTATGATCTTCAGTCTAACCCTCCTGTTAACATCATAGTTTTTGAGGTAAAAGAAAGTATGtacatttgttgaaaaaaatgcattaatttctAATTCTTTAGCTTTGGTAGATGTATTTTGCACAAAGCAGCAAAACTCCTTTTGAGAAGTTGTACTTAAATCAAACAGTGGATGCTTGTTGATGCACAATGGGAGCTTATTCCAGTTTGCAATTTTCTCCCAAATCTTCGCTCATTggttgaaataaattatttgtcccctttctgaaatattaacaataagTAACAATTACTTTATAGTAGGGGTGGGGCAACGCATCGACGCAATCAATTACAAAAGTACGTCGATTATCGAAAATTGCATCGCACCTTGGAAATTAACGGTACACAAAGATTTGGTACctggacaataaagaaattagCAAAGGATTAGAGAAATTAGAGTTAGGACCCAGTTAAGACTGGGctatttttggggggggggggggggggataatgCCCTGCAGTGCATACTTTGAAGTATtacattgaaatataaatgatgaattgaaatttgtatttttagtaaattaattgtAACGTTATTATATTATgtgatattattatatatattaattgcaaaataaaaacagcttcataggaaaataattaaaagattaATTGATAGATTATTCAACCAAAAAAAGGGTCGGGTGCAGCCCTactttttaagtgtttttttttttttttttttgcacaaactTCATGACAAGTGGAAAACTCAAGTGGAAACTCTGCATTGTCATAAAATCAGTTTGTCTTGACAGAGTAGCTGCTCTGTTTGTTATGTGCAAGTCTGAATGCTCTTCTTGATTCCAGTCAGACTCCAGACTGTGATATATAAATGTCTATGACTGATTTCTTCGGGGGTGGATCAGCAGAGACCACTCTGTTATTTCCTAGTATGTGTAATTTTGGCCTCTAGTGTCAGAAATACTGAGAAATGAACTCATCAACCCtccatgtaaaaacacactgttaagCTCTATAATTCATGGTGTCTTCAGTTGTTTTCCCCCCAGGTATCTCTTACTCTTATTTTTCTATGGGTCTTACTCTGATTCATGCAGGATTTTGCCTTAACAcgattttttgtttgtttgtctctgttatTCACCTCTCGCTCACCTCTTTGTCACCTAACACAGTCATGCCTTTCAGCAGCCGCCCTCTTTCTGTTATTCATTAGATCGGTATTGCTTTCCAGTGAGGTGAACTTTGGCCGAAGCAGTATGTTTCTCACTGTAATGCTCAATAGTGAAATCTGAGTTTAAGTGCCAGAGGTTGTTGGAAGTGAATGCTTTAGTCCTTCGAGAATGTGGAAAGGAGTTAATGGACTTACAAACTTACTGTACTTTAGTGTTGTACTGAAACATTTATAACATGTAGTTTGAAGACTATCATTGCCAGGGATCATCGTTGTTCCTGGTGACAGTGAAAATTGGCTTTCTTTCATGCAGAGAAGATTTCCCACAACAAACTGTGATGTTGACAAAATCTGTTAATTCCACCTATTTAACTAGTGCAGATCTTTATCAGctgtaaaacaatgaaacataaaagcttaaaagaacattttattattagaattgAAGTCCCTGTATACTCATGCTTGGCAGCTAGGCAGATAAAAATTGTATCGATTAAATTATTAGTGTCCTTCTTCGAAAAAATTTGTAATTTcacaattttctctgaaataatttgaaagcgacaaaagtaataaaacgaaggaaaagaaaatagaaatttattttgtcaacattaaataatacaacaaatgaaaaatggctCAGACATATTTGttagaacataaaaataataataataataataataataatggtaataAGGTGATACATGTATATAATAATGCACCTTCAGCTGGTGTTTCCTCATCATCAGATAAAAATGGTTAAGTAGTGTATAAAaaggttatagtaaaataatgagaaCTCCATCAATTCAAAGGTTTGCATCCACCTTGATAGgataataaaaattaactttgaATAATTTGAGATGAAGAAGTAGCTTTTTCGTATTGTGTTAGGAGTTGATGTTCAGTTGTTTGACATACACACCAACATTTTAGACTAAATTATATAGATATGTGTATAACATCAAGACCATCACATTCAAAATTTTCTCCATTTGTTGGAATGATGCAGCCTCTTTACAGTGTAAAAACTCTTAGACACTTTGAAATAAGAcaattgtatcaaaataaaatacatttttgtctttgttacaCTCAGCAAAGTTGACCACACATTGGTTAAGGAAAAAGCAGAGCCTAACTTTTATAACATTATTTACACATGGTCTCACATTGATACCGTCATTTGTAAGGATTGGATAATGTCTGGCATTTTATTGAACATGTGATATGCTCTGACATAAATTTGTGGTTTTGGGctatataaacaaaacacattattcaATGTCGATCATGCTTCTCTCTCATACAAGACAAATGCTGGCAAAAACCTTTGCTATGTATTTTACTTACAAACCCAGTGATTACCTTTGTCGCCTGTCAgaccacagacaaacacagagttATTTTCTTTAGTAAGGTGtttgttcacttttgttttctttcttcttcagagtgtgtgtgaagaagtCAACTCAGGAACGCCTGGCTCTGAAGATCCTCATTGATCGCCCCAAGGCCAGAAATGAGGTTAGAGAAAACACTGTCGCAGTTGAGATTAATGCCTGTTGTTACTTGTCTTTGGCCATATCATTATGCTTTGTTCTGTCAGCTTACCCAATATCAGTCTTTAATAATTCctgtttttcattctttgtcAAGCTGTCTCTTGTGTGCCTTCCATCTGTTTGCATAGGCTATTTGTCCACAGCATTGTCTTCCTGCTAGACAATTTGTCTGGCAGCCTCTTCATGTCATTTGCAGCCTTCTGTTTTGATGAAGCAGTTTACACAACACGAGCAGTGAGACTTGCAGTCAAAACAAGCAACACACTTGCTTCACACATGCTCTCACTGCTGAACTGTGAAGCAGATGACAGAATACTATGACAGTTACAGATTACTGCCACTAAATAATGCATTCTTCAGGCACTTTTCTTATGATTTTACACGAAGATGCATTTTGGAGACATTCTAGATTtgaagactgtgtgtgtgtgtgtgtgtctgggttagagagagagagacacagagataaTGAGAGAGAACATTTGTACAGTTAACATATATGGCTCATGTTTTGTCAGTTATGTTTTGCTCTGACTGGATAATTTTCACTATTGTAATTTGCTGGAAGAAGACTCCTCATTATTAGCTGTTTGCGGTTACATTAGTGGAATTTTTGGCcccactcacacatgcactggaattctaaCATTCTCTAGACTTTGTCTGCCCTGAATTATTGACGATTTAAAGATGGCAAATTGgcgctttgttttttttatctttcagatGCATAGTTCGGAagagctgtaaacaaaacactcttTCTAACCGCCTAAGTTTTCTATTAGTTTATCAAGTGAAGACGCTTCTGACTCAGAAGATCTCAGTGTTACATGTGTCAAATTCAACTTCGGACAGTGTCCAAGACTTATTTCTCCTGACATGGTCCATAGTTCATATGTGTAACAGGCTTTACTAGTTATATTTAGCAATCTGATGCATGTTGATATGCTATTGTACTCAATTTAGCGAGAGACTATGTGTTAGTATCTTAAACTTCGGCAGAACATGTCACTTTAATATCTATCATTATGTAAAGTTATCAATGTGGGACTTTCTAAAGGCATCATTGCATTACAATCTACTCTGCCACTATATATAGTGATTTCAACatattactttaaatattacacaaggcctttttattttttaaacagaagaTATTTTCTGTCCCATTTTTTTTGCACAGGCATTACTCATAACTTTTGTGCTCTGCTCTATTCATTGTTCCTGTTAGCCAGCATGCACAAAACCGGATCCCTGATTTTAAAATAgctaaatgaaaatataatgatTCTTTTTATCTCTTACTATTGTGGTTTTGCTAAATGGACACgtcaaaatgtcatttgtgcaatttattttcatatctATTGCTCACCCTCCATTTCTTGTCTAATATAAAATTGTATTAGTTGACTCACCCTCTTGGGAAAAGTAGACAGTTGATACACCCATAATGACATTAAAGCAATGAGGTGAAAAGACCCATAAACACTAAGTGCTTTGTCGGCTTTGCTGTAGTTTAAACTTGTCTAAATTTATGGATGTCATCGTTAATTGCCCATTTATGGTTTCCTGAGGGCAGAGAAGTGTCCACACTCAGCTAAGTATTTTATAAGGACAAGCAGAGTGACTGCATCAAGGTTTATTACTATAGCTATTTTGCatgactttaaaatgaaatcataaGGCATAAGATAGTTAAGTAAATTATGCTATACTCAGTGTTTGATTCTCTTCAATGCAGGTACGTCTCCATATGATGTGTGCCAACCACCCAAATATTGTACAAATCCTTGAGGTTTACGCCAACAGTGTCCAATTCCCTCATGAGTCCAGCCCAAGGTAAAGAGCTCTGTGTGTGAATCAGTTTGTGTATGATCCAGGGCACAATGTCTTCCTCAACTGTACGTTAGTTCATCTCCTTTCTTTGGATGCCCCCTTTGAATATCCACacctcttctgtgtttttgcagaGCGAGGCTCTTGATAGTTATGGAGATGATGGAAGGTGGCGAGCTGTTTCACAGAATCAGTCAGCACAGGCACTTTACCGAAAAGATGGCCAGTCAGGTCACTAAACAGGTAGGTGAGGACATTGCAGCATTTCAGGGATGGACATggcctatttttattttttctctctctgcctctgattTTGTAACGTGAATATTCACTTATTCTGATCAGTCAGGCTTTGTCCAGCAGTGATCTTCTTTTGCTTTCATTCTGTCAAGCTTTTCCTATCTGCACGTTTAtttgtataaaacattttcttcctgtgAGTAGGAGCATGTCTTGCTCCCTCTCCATGTCATTAACGGCAACCTGCTAGGATCAGACAGCTCATGAGACACATGGTCAAAAGAAGCAAAGCACACGAGCCCAAATTAAGCCTGTTTAAAATATGCTTTGACACGGACATGGTGCCTCAGTCTGATGTCTCTTTCCCCTGTAGATCAGTCAAGCCTTGGAACATTGTCACTCCTTAAATATTGCACATCGTGACCTGAAGCCAGAGAACCTGCTCTTCAAGGATAACTCTCTAGTAAGTAGCTAGAGTCACATTGCATTGCGCGGAATAAACATGTACAAACACTGCAGTTAAAAAAGTATACTGATTACACTGTGAGCAGATCGATTTGGCacaaaaaatacagttaaagtCAAAGTAGTATTAACTTTGTTGTAGCTTATGGCTGCAGCCACTGCTTTAATGAGGAGGGCATTTAGTTAATGTAGAACAGTTTTGAAAAATCAATTCTGCAGTGGCTGTGGTGGTCTTTGAATCCCATCCTTATTTTGGCAGCAACTTCAGTGATATTCAGGATGTATTCCATCAAACAGTGAAGGCACTGATTCTGTACAGGAAGCAactaaaatgtttctcaatATGTGATTCTGTCTTTACGACAGGATGCACCAGTGAAGTTGTGTGACTTTGGGTTTGCCAAAATTGATCAAGGAGACTTGATGACCCCTCAGTTCACTCCTTACTATGTAGCACCTCAGgtaaaaagcaaacagaataCATAAAACATGCTCACTTCCTGATGATTCAGGGCACCTCATAAGCTGCATAATACTGCAGCTTAACACAGGTTGATGTGACTCATTTTCTACTACCATTGTTTCTGTTCAGGTACTTGAGGCTCAAAGAAGACACCAGAAAGAAAAGTCTGGAATTATACCTACCTCACCCACTCCTTACACCTATAACAAGGTGAGAGCCATGTTTGACCAGCTGGGCTTTCAAGCCCTTGTCAATAGTTCTGTGTagacttttattaaaattttttaacaaaggtttttattttctttctctagaGCTGTGACTTGTGGTCTCTGGGTGTAATTATCTACGTAATGCTCTGTGGCTATCCTCCATTCTACTCCAAGCACCACAGTCGCACAATCCCAAAGGACATGAGGAAGAAGATTATGACTGGTAGCTTCGACTTCCCTGAAGACGAGTGGAGCCAGATCTCCGAGATGGCCAAGGATATTGTACGCAAGTacgtctttttttgttttgctttgttgttgtttttttccctctttgattGCTACCTTGTTTGCCCCTAAACAGCAGAATCACAAATGGCAAACACtgcatttataatattttttgtgtaaaaacttCAACTGTGTAAATATGTCAATATATGAGACATTATGTTCTCATTAGATGAGTCAGTAATGGCTCTGTATAGCTCCCTCCAGACAGAAGAACACATGATGTGTATGTGCTTTCTATGTCcatcaaattttatttatgtgacaAATGTCAAACTAGCTTTAATCTGTTCAACATGATCTCTCCTTACACCCTCAATTCAGATAGGGAAATAGCAAATACATTACAGTCTACTTCGAATAATATATTCCTGTATGTTTTTATCCCTATTGTCCtcactttcttcctcttttatcTTCATCTCCTACCTTATTTTCATTCATCCCATCACTTAATTTGTGGCCCTTCGGCTCCTCACCTGCTCCCTGTAGGCTTCTTAAGGTGAAGCCAGAGGAGAGGCTGACTATTGAGGGAGTGTTGGCTCACCCTTGGCTCAACTGCACTGAGGCCCTTGACAATGTGCTGCCATCTGCCCAGATGATGATGGACAAAGTAAGTAGGATGTTAAAAAGTGAATTGTATTAGTGTCACTCATGCTGCTGTTCTTAAATGTTTGGCCAGTAGAAACCATCACAAGTtagtattaataattaattaatatactTTACAATGGCCTCATCTTTCTCCTCATCTTCCATCCtcttgttttattgtctgttgtCTTACCTCCCAGGCGGTAGTCGCAGGTATTCAGCAGGCTCATGCAGAGCAGTTGGCCAACATGAGAATTCAGGATCTGAACGTCAGCTTGAAGCCCCTAAACTCTGTCAACAACCCAATCCTCAGGAAGCGGAAGCTGCTAGGGTATGAGcgcatttgttttttgtttttaactcttctctttttttttttttcttttttctttttttttataattattatttttgttttgttttttgttaagatATAAATGGACTTGGAGTTccaatataattgttttttaacagattttattaCTGTGTACTAAAATCTTAGTCTTGTGACTGAATATTCTCCTAACAGGGTTTGTCACTCTCCATGTAGTTTAAAGTTTATGTATTTTAGGGGTCTTTGGATTTATTGAAATGCCAAGATATGAGTCTAAAGTATGCTTTTGGGTATATATTGTAGCTCGAAGCCCAGCAACAGTTTCTTCATTCATGACCCAGAAAACGGAGAAGACTCCAATGTAGCGCTGGAAAAATTACGAGATGTCATTGCACAATGTATACTACCACAGGCAGGTTAGTAAAGAAAACAGGCTTGCACGTATTCACATAATTAACGCATTAAATATATTGCACATGAATATATACTGGTAGAAATTGCTACATTGTACTACAGAGcaaaacagatgttttttttctgaaatttcgCTAAAAGTTATGTTGATGAGTAGAAGTGAAatctgtctgaaaacaaaacaaataaactgcCAGTGAGCACAGGAAAAAGGTGACCTTTtaacatcttttttattttttatggacttaatatatttaatagaCTGTACTTTAACTTTGGTTATGTAAGCCGGCCAGGATGCAGCGTTGTTCAACATTGTTTATATTGATGTTTTATAACTTATATAAGCCGTGATTGTGAAGTGTTCTCTTGTCAGTGCACAATATTAAGGAGAGAGTCACATCTAAagcaaatatttgtgtttgtccagGGGAGAATGAGGATGAGAAGCTGAATGAGGTGATGTATGAAGCCTGGAGATTCAACAGAGACTGTAAACTGCTGAGAGATGGCCTGCAGGGGCTCAGCTGGGATGGTCAGTACCATTTCATCATGTCTGTATTATGCAAAGCTctgcttcatttttctttgttcttttctgcaGCAAACAATTAAAAGCAAAGCAGGCATCTAGAAAAAAGCCTATGATGTTACCTGTAGTTGTCAGTTATATTTTTTCAGCTGTAATGACTCCCCATATTATTTGGcctttttgtttcatcagtctgccagaaacacacacattctgtctctcacacacacacacagatcagtgCACTAAACACCACCCAATGTTGCATTGCAGCTCAAACCAGACGTGGTCTTGATAGGCTAAGGGCTGAAAATTCTTCAGCATTCATTCTTAAGCAAAAAAGCCAAACATTACATTGCTCCAGCTTTATTTATTGGGCTGTCATTTTGTGAACTTTTTATAGATCAAGGGCCGTATCACACACTTTTTAACTTGCAGAGTTAAAATGAAACTGGTAACTATGGTAACTAGTGTGAGGACCTGATTCGAGGGAAAAAATCCATTGCAGATGAACACTTTGTGAGTCAATGGTCTCCTCCTAACTTCAGATAAAAGTGTACTACACAAGTTTCCTAACTTCCCAGAATCTTGATAAACTCTACTAATCATTAGTTTATTCTAACTTGTTTAGCCTATGGCTGCCCTTTTATTCCCTTTGCACAAccaaagaaatgtaaacaggcagaacttttcttttttttcgcTGCGAAGCTTATGGAGTACCCAGGCCCCTCCAGTCAATGATCTTGCATTTAGCCAAGCAGCTACAACCAACTTTGTAGAGCCCGACCCCCTCATGATGGGGCTTTCCTGGTTGCTTGTGGTGCAACTGacaattgtgtttaatttttttacaaaaaggcACTTTCGAAGTGAAGTGgccaacaaagcaaaaatatcgGTTTGATATGTCAAGCAATTAAACTGATGTGGCAATGGTGATGTGGCAAATAGATTTTTGGCTCCAAAATAAGAACTCACCATAATTATTGTAGCACTGGTTGCCAGATATCAGACATACTAGTTGATAACCAATATTggatttagtgtttttaaaccTGAGACAAGATATTTCTCAAttagttgtttttgtaaaagtccaaaaaacaactaattaaGAAAAAGTCAGTAGATTGATCAATAATGTAAATAACTGTGCAGCCTTATATTGTCATCCAAAATGGTTTCATTTTCCACTAAAACGTGCACAGAAAACGATGTTTCATTAAAGTTAAGCCCCTAAAATAGAGTGGATTTTCCATTTCTGAATAAAGGCAATAAACATGAATGAatgcatgtgaaaatgtaaaatgttatttatcatTTGTTACCATTTCCTTCACCACCAGTTTTCTTCTATTGCAGGACGAGCCTTCTCTGATAAAGTCGACCGCTTGAAGTTGGCAGAAATAGTAAAACAGGccattgaagaaaaaaatcttgaaGAATCTCATTAGCAAACACTTTCTTTCTatcatttttttataatgtctATTATGACCCTTTTTAACCCAATATCTGTAAAGATGCTTTTTTTATGTACAATGatctatacatttttttcccccatgaaTTCACCTGCAAAACCTGTTGTACAGCTGTAGATATATTTCAAAGAGGACTGATTGGTactataatttctttttaaacggACACTTGCAAAGAAcatggaaaaatatattttcttttttgcaaaaaaagaaaaaaaagaaaagaaaaatttatGAAAATTTATTTTCTGGGAGGGAAATTTTATTAGCTGCTTGTTTGAGATGTCATGTGTTTTATTCCagttctttcattttattctattttcttttcttttaccattctcagatttttatttatttaaacaaagagTTGCGTTATTTTATACTTACCACGTAGCCTGGCAGTGGGCTATAAAGTTCCAAGAAGCTGTCAATGATGTGACTTTTTTCTTCCACACACTCTGAATCTCAGAGTGCGTTTAAAAAATCTTatgaacttttgtttttctgcaactTTTCCttgacctttttgttttgtaatggtCAAGGCAGAGTGCAAATGTAGGTAAAAGGATGTTTTCTAAAGTAGTGATTACAACCTCAGATTTGTTTGTTGTCacaacagtttctttttttttttttttttttcttaaagttgGTGAGAGATGGCATGTAATAGATTTGGCTAAGCATAAACACTATGACTGGTTTCCGTTCTTATTCACTTCCACATGTGTTGACAAAGAAACTGAACTCAAGACCCACATACTTTTTCTGAGCCTTT
This window of the Channa argus isolate prfri chromosome 11, Channa argus male v1.0, whole genome shotgun sequence genome carries:
- the mapkapk5 gene encoding MAP kinase-activated protein kinase 5 isoform X2; amino-acid sequence: MSEDNNADKFIKETSILDEYNINWTQKLGAGISGPVRVCVKKSTQERLALKILIDRPKARNEVRLHMMCANHPNIVQILEVYANSVQFPHESSPRARLLIVMEMMEGGELFHRISQHRHFTEKMASQVTKQISQALEHCHSLNIAHRDLKPENLLFKDNSLVLEAQRRHQKEKSGIIPTSPTPYTYNKSCDLWSLGVIIYVMLCGYPPFYSKHHSRTIPKDMRKKIMTGSFDFPEDEWSQISEMAKDIVRKLLKVKPEERLTIEGVLAHPWLNCTEALDNVLPSAQMMMDKAVVAGIQQAHAEQLANMRIQDLNVSLKPLNSVNNPILRKRKLLGSKPSNSFFIHDPENGEDSNVALEKLRDVIAQCILPQAGENEDEKLNEVMYEAWRFNRDCKLLRDGLQGLSWDGRAFSDKVDRLKLAEIVKQAIEEKNLEESH
- the mapkapk5 gene encoding MAP kinase-activated protein kinase 5 isoform X1: MSEDNNADKFIKETSILDEYNINWTQKLGAGISGPVRVCVKKSTQERLALKILIDRPKARNEVRLHMMCANHPNIVQILEVYANSVQFPHESSPRARLLIVMEMMEGGELFHRISQHRHFTEKMASQVTKQISQALEHCHSLNIAHRDLKPENLLFKDNSLDAPVKLCDFGFAKIDQGDLMTPQFTPYYVAPQVLEAQRRHQKEKSGIIPTSPTPYTYNKSCDLWSLGVIIYVMLCGYPPFYSKHHSRTIPKDMRKKIMTGSFDFPEDEWSQISEMAKDIVRKLLKVKPEERLTIEGVLAHPWLNCTEALDNVLPSAQMMMDKAVVAGIQQAHAEQLANMRIQDLNVSLKPLNSVNNPILRKRKLLGSKPSNSFFIHDPENGEDSNVALEKLRDVIAQCILPQAGENEDEKLNEVMYEAWRFNRDCKLLRDGLQGLSWDGRAFSDKVDRLKLAEIVKQAIEEKNLEESH
- the mapkapk5 gene encoding MAP kinase-activated protein kinase 5 isoform X3, giving the protein MMCANHPNIVQILEVYANSVQFPHESSPRARLLIVMEMMEGGELFHRISQHRHFTEKMASQVTKQISQALEHCHSLNIAHRDLKPENLLFKDNSLDAPVKLCDFGFAKIDQGDLMTPQFTPYYVAPQVLEAQRRHQKEKSGIIPTSPTPYTYNKSCDLWSLGVIIYVMLCGYPPFYSKHHSRTIPKDMRKKIMTGSFDFPEDEWSQISEMAKDIVRKLLKVKPEERLTIEGVLAHPWLNCTEALDNVLPSAQMMMDKAVVAGIQQAHAEQLANMRIQDLNVSLKPLNSVNNPILRKRKLLGSKPSNSFFIHDPENGEDSNVALEKLRDVIAQCILPQAGENEDEKLNEVMYEAWRFNRDCKLLRDGLQGLSWDGRAFSDKVDRLKLAEIVKQAIEEKNLEESH